The following proteins are co-located in the Legionella busanensis genome:
- a CDS encoding 3'-5' exonuclease family protein, producing MSASFRWALIDIETTGLHITHDKITEIAVIILTEKGVEATWHSLINPECSIPEQIIKLTGIDNNLVQNAPTFTLIAEELILLLQGCILVAHNARFDYSFLKNAFKECNITFQIPVLCSIKLLKNFYPAFKSYKLSAIAQAFCFAKEVIHRAQDDVNLLRKVIEHLFQEFSLIEVLRKAKKIYQQSSIPSTLVTDCSTFPDTPGVYIFYGNEKTLPLYIGKSISLRQRILSHFQADHAHAKEFVLSQQVKYIEVIPTAGELSALLLESALIKERMPLYNRRLRKKKSLVTIKATEMDGYITLTALRTTIDDEFERVPNNLFGAFRSINAAKKIMLYWVKEFGLCAKLCNLELTKHACFSYQLKKCQGACIKAEPSEVYNHRVKEALGQYKRETWPYKGSIAIKEQDEGNKLTQYLVFDQWHYLGSVDTEAELANLKISKKHLIDTFDDYKILVAFLKSKRDQLNILELSDT from the coding sequence ATGTCAGCAAGCTTTAGATGGGCCTTAATTGATATTGAAACTACAGGCTTACACATTACGCATGATAAGATTACTGAAATAGCAGTAATTATTCTGACTGAGAAAGGTGTAGAAGCAACCTGGCATAGTTTAATTAATCCTGAGTGCTCTATCCCTGAGCAAATTATTAAATTAACGGGAATAGATAATAATTTAGTTCAAAATGCACCAACTTTTACATTAATTGCGGAAGAACTTATATTACTTTTGCAAGGTTGTATTCTAGTAGCACATAATGCTCGCTTTGATTATAGTTTTTTAAAAAATGCTTTTAAAGAATGTAACATCACTTTTCAAATTCCTGTTTTATGTTCAATAAAATTATTAAAAAATTTCTATCCTGCTTTTAAGAGTTATAAACTAAGTGCGATAGCACAAGCCTTTTGTTTTGCTAAAGAGGTAATTCATAGAGCGCAAGATGATGTTAATTTATTACGGAAAGTAATTGAGCATTTGTTTCAAGAGTTTTCTTTAATAGAAGTATTGAGAAAAGCAAAAAAAATTTATCAGCAATCCAGTATCCCTTCAACGTTAGTAACTGATTGTAGCACCTTTCCAGATACACCCGGTGTGTATATATTTTACGGAAATGAGAAAACTTTACCCTTATATATAGGTAAAAGTATTTCACTTAGACAAAGAATTTTATCTCACTTTCAAGCTGATCATGCGCACGCAAAAGAGTTTGTTTTATCACAACAAGTGAAATATATCGAAGTTATTCCTACAGCAGGTGAGTTAAGTGCTTTACTTTTGGAGTCAGCGTTAATTAAGGAGAGGATGCCATTGTATAATCGTCGTTTAAGAAAGAAAAAAAGCTTAGTTACAATAAAAGCAACTGAAATGGATGGTTACATAACGTTGACGGCTTTGCGAACCACAATTGATGATGAATTTGAAAGGGTACCAAATAATTTATTTGGTGCTTTTAGAAGTATAAATGCAGCAAAAAAAATAATGTTGTACTGGGTTAAGGAATTTGGGCTTTGCGCTAAGCTATGTAACCTTGAACTAACCAAGCATGCTTGTTTTTCTTATCAGTTAAAAAAATGTCAAGGTGCGTGTATAAAAGCAGAACCATCTGAAGTTTATAATCATCGTGTTAAAGAAGCATTAGGACAATATAAACGCGAAACTTGGCCTTATAAGGGCAGTATTGCTATTAAAGAGCAAGATGAAGGTAATAAATTAACGCAATATTTAGTTTTTGATCAATGGCATTATCTGGGCTCAGTAGATACGGAAGCAGAACTAGCAAATTTAAAAATAAGTAAGAAACATCTAATAGACACTTTTGATGATTACAAAATACTTGTAGCTTTTCTTAAAAGTAAACGCGATCAATTAAACATTTTAGAATTAAGTGATACTTAA
- a CDS encoding DNA-directed RNA polymerase subunit alpha, with amino-acid sequence MYEINEMLTPTVLKVQANTKHHSRIVLEPLERGYGHTLGNALRRILLSSMPGWAITEVAIDGVLHEYSTIEGVREDVVDILLNLKQVAIKIAAGREATLTLNKVGPCVVTAGDIELSADQEIVNPDHVIATLNENGKLNMTMKVERGIGFHATDYATSIFEEETTQKSVGKLKLDNSFSPVVKVAYFVDSARVENRTDLDKLTIDLFTNGTLDPEEAIRISASILQRQLHAFVDMQFEESRTDNKERNDFDPILLRPVDDLELTVRSANCLKAENIYYIGDLVQKTENELLKTPNLGKKSLTEIKDVLASRSLSLGMKLENWPPANLGD; translated from the coding sequence ATGTATGAAATTAATGAAATGTTGACACCCACTGTACTTAAGGTACAGGCGAACACTAAACATCATTCTCGTATTGTACTTGAACCTTTAGAGCGTGGATATGGTCATACTTTAGGAAATGCACTACGAAGAATTCTTCTTTCATCTATGCCAGGTTGGGCAATTACTGAAGTGGCAATCGATGGTGTCTTGCATGAGTATAGTACAATAGAAGGCGTTCGTGAGGATGTTGTTGACATACTCTTAAATTTAAAACAAGTTGCAATCAAAATTGCCGCTGGACGTGAGGCAACACTCACTTTAAATAAAGTTGGTCCTTGTGTTGTTACAGCTGGTGATATTGAATTGTCAGCTGATCAAGAAATTGTTAACCCTGATCATGTAATTGCCACTTTAAATGAAAATGGCAAACTTAATATGACAATGAAAGTAGAGCGAGGAATTGGTTTTCACGCAACTGATTATGCTACTTCTATTTTTGAAGAAGAAACTACTCAGAAATCTGTTGGCAAGCTTAAACTTGATAATAGCTTTTCACCTGTGGTTAAAGTTGCTTACTTTGTTGATAGTGCGCGTGTCGAGAATCGAACTGATTTAGATAAATTAACTATTGATTTATTTACTAATGGTACTTTAGATCCTGAAGAAGCTATTAGAATTTCTGCCTCAATTCTTCAGCGACAGCTTCATGCTTTTGTTGATATGCAATTTGAAGAATCTCGTACTGATAACAAAGAACGTAATGATTTTGACCCAATTTTGTTAAGACCAGTTGATGATTTAGAACTTACAGTTCGTTCAGCTAACTGTCTAAAAGCTGAAAATATTTATTATATTGGTGATTTGGTACAGAAAACTGAAAATGAATTGTTAAAGACGCCTAATTTAGGTAAGAAGTCACTTACAGAAATTAAAGACGTGCTTGCTTCTCGCTCATTGTCTTTAGGAATGAAACTTGAAAATTGGCCTCCAGCTAATCTAGGCGATTAA
- a CDS encoding acyl carrier protein, translated as MNVESVYPKVREIIADVLVIDEDEIKLDSRLITDLGAESIDFLDLVFQLEKEFGIKIPRGQLEKNARGALAEDEFEKGGVLTEEGMQALKDYLTEVPEAYFKPNLKVNEIPMLFTVETFCKLVINAVNTNKSCETVA; from the coding sequence ATGAATGTAGAAAGCGTTTACCCAAAGGTAAGGGAAATTATCGCTGATGTTCTGGTTATTGATGAAGATGAAATAAAATTGGACAGTAGACTTATTACCGATTTAGGTGCTGAATCAATTGACTTCCTGGATTTAGTTTTTCAATTAGAAAAAGAATTTGGTATTAAAATTCCCCGCGGGCAATTAGAAAAAAATGCGCGTGGTGCACTTGCTGAAGATGAGTTTGAAAAAGGTGGTGTGTTAACTGAAGAGGGGATGCAAGCATTAAAGGATTATTTAACCGAAGTTCCAGAAGCATACTTTAAACCGAATTTAAAAGTAAATGAAATTCCAATGCTTTTTACAGTTGAAACGTTTTGTAAACTCGTCATTAATGCTGTAAATACTAATAAGTCTTGCGAAACTGTTGCCTGA
- a CDS encoding SIR2 family protein — protein sequence MRAKKSEAFSIYQLLLKKKLIHLHETLFFDYLARNNKNYRFEAKVTSKGLLVGTAYLNPSFAAIQYLLSIGDARPINGWVVWHNKEGKSLSDLYKQALNISHQFYSIVDKKNSFNRNVYHEYPTIRDTVFFLGAGASIADGAPLQKNIIPLLFNFRNNHYEKSNLYKIVTDFIKTYFICDLDKDCFPTLEQIFGFIEYFIMRSESLSGLYTLEYIVYLKESLIKLIYYIIGASARKKSIVLKEFWKQIYMFQQNISIITVNYDTLAEDAFPVLYPLNCYLDYCYPLGNYNFESIHPSDWWVDPQKPILSTSASYPLRIKYIKLHGSLNWKYCNCCNQLILRAWEKEHEFASSPRTTDLLEETNTNFCSLDGNELKSLIIPPSYNKNLMHPIISQMLNEAGSEIRLAKKIVFISYSLPESDVHIKAILSKSDIAKKEIIVINPIKNLELQRRFLELSSNCKFINKPFNQIINDGDLKQILSIT from the coding sequence ATGCGGGCGAAAAAATCAGAAGCGTTCTCTATTTACCAATTATTACTGAAAAAAAAGTTAATCCATTTACATGAAACTTTATTCTTCGATTATTTAGCTAGAAATAATAAAAATTATAGATTCGAAGCCAAGGTGACATCTAAAGGTTTGTTAGTAGGGACTGCCTATTTAAATCCGAGCTTTGCTGCTATTCAGTACTTACTTAGCATAGGTGATGCTCGTCCAATCAATGGCTGGGTAGTCTGGCATAATAAAGAAGGCAAATCACTCTCTGACTTATATAAACAGGCTCTTAATATTTCTCATCAATTTTATTCTATTGTTGATAAAAAAAATTCTTTTAACCGTAATGTTTATCACGAGTATCCTACGATACGCGATACAGTATTTTTTTTAGGTGCAGGAGCATCTATTGCTGATGGAGCGCCATTACAAAAAAATATTATTCCTTTATTGTTCAATTTTAGAAATAATCATTATGAAAAATCTAACCTCTATAAAATTGTCACCGACTTTATTAAAACTTACTTCATTTGCGATTTAGATAAAGATTGCTTTCCGACTTTAGAACAAATTTTTGGCTTTATTGAATATTTTATTATGCGAAGTGAAAGTTTAAGTGGACTATATACCTTAGAATATATTGTTTACTTAAAGGAAAGTTTAATTAAGTTAATATATTATATCATTGGAGCGAGTGCGCGCAAAAAAAGTATCGTTTTAAAAGAATTTTGGAAGCAGATTTATATGTTTCAGCAAAATATCTCTATTATAACTGTTAACTACGATACCTTAGCTGAAGATGCATTTCCTGTTTTATATCCACTTAATTGTTATTTAGATTATTGCTACCCCTTAGGAAATTATAATTTTGAAAGCATACATCCTTCTGATTGGTGGGTAGACCCACAAAAGCCTATTTTATCAACCTCGGCGAGTTACCCTTTACGAATAAAATATATTAAATTGCATGGAAGTTTAAATTGGAAATACTGTAATTGTTGTAATCAATTAATATTAAGAGCATGGGAAAAAGAGCATGAATTCGCGAGTAGCCCTCGTACAACGGATTTACTAGAGGAAACAAATACAAATTTCTGTTCACTAGATGGAAATGAATTGAAAAGTTTAATCATTCCCCCCTCTTACAATAAAAATCTTATGCATCCTATTATTAGCCAGATGTTAAATGAAGCCGGCTCTGAGATAAGGCTTGCGAAAAAGATAGTTTTTATTAGTTACTCTCTTCCTGAATCTGATGTTCATATTAAAGCAATATTATCAAAGTCTGATATAGCAAAAAAAGAAATTATTGTCATTAATCCGATAAAAAATTTAGAGCTACAAAGACGTTTTCTTGAATTATCATCCAATTGTAAATTTATTAATAAACCATTTAACCAAATTATTAATGACGGGGACCTCAAGCAAATTTTAAGTATCACTTAA
- the rplQ gene encoding 50S ribosomal protein L17, translating to MRHRNAGRNFSRTSSHRKAMFSNMCCSLIEHELIKTTLPKAKELRRYLEPLITVSKKDSVASRRHVFDKLRSKSAVGKLFTILGPRFSERPGGYLRILKCGFRPGDNAPMAVVELVDRPVQTEDDADE from the coding sequence ATGCGTCACCGTAATGCCGGCCGAAATTTTAGCCGAACTAGTAGCCATCGTAAAGCGATGTTTTCGAATATGTGCTGCTCTTTAATTGAACATGAATTAATTAAAACGACACTTCCCAAAGCAAAAGAATTACGTCGCTATTTAGAGCCCTTAATTACTGTTAGCAAAAAAGATTCAGTTGCTTCTAGAAGACATGTTTTTGATAAGTTACGCTCTAAAAGCGCTGTAGGTAAATTATTTACTATCCTCGGTCCTCGTTTTTCTGAAAGACCAGGTGGCTATTTGCGTATTTTAAAATGTGGTTTCCGCCCCGGCGATAATGCGCCTATGGCTGTAGTTGAACTTGTTGATCGTCCTGTACAAACAGAGGATGATGCTGACGAGTAA
- the fabL gene encoding enoyl-[acyl-carrier-protein] reductase FabL, with product MSLIFNNKVALITGGARGIGRATALKLAKAGSNIAIVYYNSSDEAHQLVDEIQALGREAIAIQANVADQQSIKEMFIEFRKSFNELHFLISNAASGVLKSALKMSTKHWRWCLETNALALNHLVQEGKDLMPKGSAVIALSSLGAHRAIPNYAFIGASKAALEALVRSLSLELAPFDIRVNTVSAGVVDTDALKYFPNREQLLDESQSRSLASRPLTPEDVANTIYLLCLPEAQMINAHTLVVDAGYSQVG from the coding sequence ATGAGTCTCATTTTTAATAACAAAGTAGCATTAATTACAGGCGGTGCTCGTGGTATTGGCCGTGCCACCGCATTAAAGTTAGCTAAAGCAGGTAGCAATATTGCTATTGTTTACTACAATAGCTCTGATGAAGCGCATCAATTAGTAGACGAAATCCAAGCACTTGGCCGCGAAGCAATTGCCATACAAGCAAATGTGGCAGATCAGCAATCAATTAAAGAGATGTTTATAGAGTTTCGCAAGTCATTTAATGAACTTCATTTTTTAATTAGCAACGCGGCTAGCGGTGTGCTTAAATCGGCTTTAAAAATGTCAACAAAGCATTGGCGATGGTGTCTAGAAACAAATGCATTGGCTTTAAATCATTTGGTACAAGAAGGAAAAGATTTAATGCCTAAGGGTAGTGCTGTAATTGCTCTGTCTAGTTTGGGGGCGCATCGTGCAATTCCTAATTATGCTTTTATTGGTGCATCAAAAGCAGCATTAGAAGCCTTAGTTCGTTCTCTTAGCCTTGAGTTGGCACCGTTTGATATTCGTGTTAATACTGTTTCTGCTGGTGTAGTTGATACTGACGCATTAAAATATTTTCCTAATCGTGAGCAATTACTTGATGAATCACAATCTCGTTCACTGGCTTCTCGGCCTTTAACCCCGGAAGATGTAGCTAATACTATCTATCTATTATGCTTACCTGAAGCTCAAATGATTAATGCCCACACCTTAGTGGTTGATGCTGGCTATAGCCAAGTGGGGTAG
- the ssb gene encoding single-stranded DNA-binding protein, whose translation MARGINKVILIGNVGSDPEVRYMPNGNAVATLSIATSETWKDKQTGDKQERTEWHRVVCFNRLGEIAGEYVRKGSKLYIEGSLRTRKWQDQQGQDRYTTEIVATDVQMLDSKVGGSAGFDDTQSAPPQHQQPSYQSSASTNRKNPAEDAFAELDDDIPF comes from the coding sequence ATGGCTCGTGGAATTAATAAAGTTATCTTAATAGGTAACGTTGGGAGTGATCCCGAAGTTAGGTACATGCCTAATGGCAATGCTGTTGCTACCCTATCAATAGCTACCAGTGAAACTTGGAAGGATAAACAAACTGGCGATAAGCAGGAGCGAACTGAGTGGCATCGTGTTGTTTGCTTTAATCGTTTAGGAGAAATTGCCGGCGAATATGTGCGTAAAGGTTCTAAATTATATATTGAAGGTAGTCTTCGTACTCGCAAATGGCAAGATCAACAAGGACAAGACCGTTATACAACTGAAATTGTTGCTACAGATGTACAAATGCTTGATAGCAAGGTAGGTGGCTCAGCTGGGTTTGATGATACACAATCAGCGCCTCCTCAACATCAGCAACCTTCGTATCAATCATCGGCATCAACTAATCGTAAAAATCCAGCAGAAGATGCTTTTGCAGAATTAGATGATGATATTCCATTTTAA
- the rpsK gene encoding 30S ribosomal protein S11, with translation MATAKAKQQKTRKKVKRVVSDGIVHVHASFNNTIVTFTDRQGNALCWATSGGSGFRGSRKSTPYAAQVATERASAVAKEFGMKSVAVFVHGPGPGRESTIRELISQDFKIVEITDVTGIPHNGCKPPKKRRV, from the coding sequence ATGGCTACAGCTAAAGCAAAGCAACAAAAGACCAGAAAAAAAGTTAAACGTGTCGTTTCTGATGGTATTGTGCATGTACATGCATCTTTTAATAACACTATTGTTACTTTTACAGATCGGCAAGGCAACGCCTTGTGCTGGGCAACTTCTGGCGGATCTGGATTTCGCGGTTCTAGAAAAAGTACCCCTTACGCTGCTCAGGTTGCTACTGAACGCGCCTCTGCAGTTGCTAAAGAATTTGGTATGAAATCTGTGGCTGTATTTGTTCACGGACCTGGTCCTGGCCGCGAATCGACTATTCGTGAGTTAATATCTCAAGATTTCAAAATTGTTGAAATTACCGATGTTACAGGCATACCTCATAATGGTTGCAAGCCCCCTAAAAAACGTCGCGTTTAA
- the rpsD gene encoding 30S ribosomal protein S4 produces the protein MARYLGPKCKQSRREGIDLLTKSAVRDFKSKCKADKLPGQHGGTKPRLSDYGLQLREKQKLRRYYGVLEKQFRNYYKAAARKKGSTGENLMVLLESRLDNIVYRMGFASTRAEARQLVSHKAILVNDQVVNIPSYLVKPGDVIAIRQRAKEQGRIKAAIALSEQRAPCDWLTVDSNSLKGTFASAPSINDLSSDFNVNLVVELYSK, from the coding sequence ATGGCTAGATATCTTGGTCCCAAGTGTAAACAATCTCGTAGAGAGGGGATTGATCTTCTTACAAAAAGTGCAGTGCGAGATTTTAAATCTAAATGTAAAGCGGATAAATTACCAGGTCAACATGGTGGTACTAAACCACGTTTAAGTGATTATGGTCTTCAATTACGTGAAAAGCAGAAATTACGTCGTTATTATGGTGTTTTAGAAAAGCAATTTCGTAATTATTATAAAGCTGCTGCTCGTAAAAAAGGTTCTACTGGTGAGAACTTGATGGTTTTACTTGAAAGTCGTTTGGATAATATAGTATATCGTATGGGATTTGCCAGCACTCGAGCTGAAGCAAGACAACTTGTTAGTCATAAAGCCATTTTAGTTAATGATCAAGTAGTTAATATTCCATCTTATCTTGTTAAGCCTGGTGATGTTATTGCTATTCGTCAACGAGCTAAAGAGCAAGGTCGTATTAAAGCAGCTATTGCTTTATCTGAGCAAAGAGCACCCTGCGATTGGTTAACAGTCGATTCTAATTCGTTAAAAGGTACATTTGCTTCTGCTCCTAGTATCAATGACTTGTCGTCTGATTTTAACGTCAATTTAGTTGTAGAACTTTACTCTAAGTAA
- a CDS encoding MFS transporter — protein sequence MKYSWSKSAFPIAAIFSFRMLGLFMLIPVFTVLASQLNHATPTLIGIALGSYGLSQGLLQMPFGILSDYYGRKKMIAIGLILFAIGSLVGALTHSIYGMIIARILQGMGAIGSVLIALLADLTVDEERTRAMAVIGMTIGISFSLAMVLSPAIAHYYGLAGIFYLTTLLALLGLAMLYGVIPNPQKQSFHTDSGAKVSLLKTTLINRDLQRLDLGIFLQHFILTATFFAIPLLLQQQLKLGQLTHQWHFYLPLMLLSFVLMVPLIFLAEKKQFMKPIFLSAVIATAATQFVLIFLHNEWIFFCFVMLFYFTAFNILEASLPSLISKQASVNNKGTAMGVYSSCQFLGIFIGGFSAGVLYQYLGIHAIFITNALLGLIWFIIALPMTIHAQQINIILTKPNMDKHGEEKLINTLQSLPGIINVTIANEENTVYLKANKTVYKAGSAEKILTHYQ from the coding sequence ATGAAATATTCTTGGTCAAAAAGCGCTTTTCCAATTGCAGCTATTTTCTCGTTTCGCATGCTAGGCCTGTTTATGCTAATCCCTGTGTTTACAGTCCTTGCTAGTCAATTGAATCATGCTACCCCTACTTTAATTGGTATTGCTTTAGGCAGTTATGGCTTAAGCCAAGGTTTATTACAAATGCCTTTCGGCATTTTATCCGATTACTATGGCAGAAAAAAAATGATAGCCATTGGTTTAATTTTATTTGCTATTGGTAGTTTGGTAGGCGCTTTAACCCATTCTATCTATGGAATGATTATTGCCCGCATTTTACAGGGTATGGGCGCTATCGGCAGTGTGTTAATTGCCTTACTAGCTGATTTAACTGTTGATGAAGAGCGAACCCGAGCAATGGCTGTTATCGGGATGACTATCGGTATTTCTTTTAGTCTAGCAATGGTACTTAGTCCTGCAATTGCCCACTATTATGGCTTAGCCGGTATTTTTTATCTAACCACTTTATTAGCGCTTCTAGGTTTAGCCATGCTTTATGGTGTCATTCCTAATCCGCAAAAACAAAGTTTTCATACAGATAGTGGAGCGAAAGTATCACTGTTAAAAACGACACTTATTAATAGAGACTTGCAACGTTTAGATCTTGGTATTTTTCTACAACATTTTATTTTAACAGCTACATTCTTTGCTATTCCTTTATTATTACAACAACAGTTGAAACTAGGCCAGTTAACCCACCAGTGGCACTTTTATCTACCATTAATGCTTCTCTCTTTTGTATTAATGGTACCGCTTATTTTTCTTGCTGAAAAAAAGCAATTTATGAAACCTATTTTTTTATCTGCTGTAATAGCCACTGCAGCTACTCAGTTTGTCCTTATATTTTTACATAACGAGTGGATCTTTTTTTGCTTTGTTATGCTCTTTTATTTCACTGCTTTTAATATTCTTGAAGCAAGCTTACCTTCATTAATATCTAAACAAGCAAGTGTAAATAATAAAGGAACTGCTATGGGGGTCTATTCCAGTTGTCAGTTTTTGGGGATTTTTATTGGCGGTTTTAGCGCTGGTGTTTTATACCAGTACCTAGGTATTCACGCTATTTTTATTACAAATGCATTATTAGGATTAATATGGTTTATTATTGCTTTGCCAATGACGATTCATGCGCAGCAAATTAATATCATTCTCACTAAACCTAACATGGATAAACATGGGGAAGAAAAATTAATTAATACATTACAATCTTTACCCGGTATTATTAATGTGACTATTGCAAATGAAGAAAATACCGTTTACCTAAAGGCGAATAAAACAGTCTATAAGGCCGGTAGTGCTGAAAAAATACTAACTCATTATCAATAA
- a CDS encoding EAL domain-containing protein, producing the protein MSKQSIEFRIIIIDDNPAIHQDFIKVLATSINKTKLLELDKELFGNTSTNNIQQNPIPLFEIETAEQGQEGVEKIKLAIKEGKPFALAFVDIRMPPGWDGLETIKHIWEIDPNVQVVICTAYSDYSWEDTVQQLGLSDNLLILKKPFDTVAVRQLASALTRKWLLTKEANLHTESLRQIVAERTQSLNQSVSLLRATIDSSTDGILVTDLTGKIVDYNQQFVHMWNLSRPLLQARNFALILQSILEQLLYPEDFANQVNCLAENISESNLQIIEGKNNKAFEYYSQPHCIDTSIVGRIYSFRDITEKASLEKKLQFQATHDPLTGLPNRTLIHEKLINTIRFCAQQESHCAVLFIDLDRFKLVNDSWGHHLGDKLLKAVAKRIAPLIRSQDTLARLGGDEFVIILTGLEQGKGAANVAQKIITALNKPLSVGNQEIIMPPSIGISIYPYHGKTANTLLKNADVAMYQAKQKGGNQFKFYTRRANPYLSKQLQKEAELRTAIKNHEFFMLYQPQFNVQNQDLLAVEALVRWQHPKKGLLSPNEFIPLAEESGLIIPLGDLIINEVCQQMSIWQSQGLPRIRVAINIGSQQLRQRNFAKRLEAILQKYKIEPQYLELEIIENVIIVNPEVQSTLQELKNLGVKIVLDDFGTGNSSLNYLKRIQFDRLKIDQSFIKNISKSRSDEVIIQAIIAMAQSLNFKVVAEGVENQRQINFLKERYCDEVQGFLLSEPLTAQAVEVLLKKHV; encoded by the coding sequence ATGAGTAAGCAATCAATTGAATTTCGAATAATTATTATTGATGATAATCCAGCAATTCATCAAGATTTTATCAAGGTACTAGCCACTTCAATTAATAAAACAAAGTTGCTTGAATTAGATAAAGAATTATTTGGGAATACTTCTACAAATAACATACAACAAAATCCCATACCCTTATTCGAAATAGAAACAGCAGAACAAGGCCAAGAAGGGGTAGAAAAGATAAAATTAGCAATTAAAGAAGGCAAGCCATTTGCCTTGGCTTTTGTTGATATCCGTATGCCACCAGGCTGGGACGGATTAGAAACCATTAAACATATTTGGGAAATAGATCCTAATGTTCAAGTAGTTATTTGTACTGCTTACTCAGATTATTCTTGGGAAGATACAGTACAACAGTTAGGTTTATCAGATAACCTGTTAATTTTAAAAAAGCCATTTGATACAGTTGCTGTTCGACAGCTTGCTAGTGCACTTACTAGAAAATGGCTGTTGACTAAAGAAGCTAACTTGCATACAGAATCCTTACGCCAAATTGTCGCAGAGCGTACTCAATCTCTTAATCAATCAGTATCCTTATTAAGAGCAACAATAGATTCTAGTACTGACGGCATTCTAGTAACTGATCTTACTGGAAAGATAGTAGATTATAATCAGCAATTCGTTCATATGTGGAATCTCTCTAGACCACTCTTACAAGCCAGAAATTTTGCGTTAATTTTACAATCAATTTTAGAACAACTGCTCTACCCAGAAGATTTTGCTAACCAAGTAAATTGCTTAGCAGAGAATATAAGTGAAAGTAACTTGCAAATAATTGAAGGAAAAAACAATAAAGCTTTCGAATATTATTCTCAACCACATTGCATTGATACAAGTATAGTAGGGCGAATTTATAGTTTTAGAGATATTACTGAAAAAGCCTCCTTAGAGAAAAAACTACAATTCCAAGCAACACATGATCCATTAACCGGATTGCCTAATAGAACACTTATTCACGAAAAACTTATTAATACTATAAGATTTTGTGCACAGCAAGAAAGTCACTGCGCTGTGTTGTTTATAGACTTAGATCGATTCAAATTAGTTAATGACAGTTGGGGGCATCACTTAGGCGATAAATTATTAAAAGCAGTTGCGAAACGAATAGCTCCTCTTATACGCTCTCAAGATACATTAGCTCGCCTTGGCGGTGATGAATTCGTCATTATTTTAACAGGCTTAGAACAAGGAAAAGGAGCAGCTAATGTTGCGCAAAAAATTATAACTGCATTAAATAAACCCTTATCAGTTGGTAATCAAGAAATAATTATGCCTCCCAGTATCGGTATTAGTATTTATCCTTATCATGGTAAAACAGCTAATACCTTGCTTAAAAATGCCGATGTTGCTATGTATCAAGCAAAGCAAAAGGGAGGAAATCAATTTAAATTTTATACCCGCAGAGCTAACCCCTATTTAAGTAAACAATTACAAAAGGAAGCAGAACTTAGAACAGCTATTAAAAATCATGAATTTTTCATGCTTTATCAACCACAATTTAATGTGCAGAATCAAGATTTATTAGCTGTGGAGGCACTTGTTCGCTGGCAACATCCAAAAAAAGGGCTATTATCACCGAATGAATTTATTCCTCTAGCTGAAGAATCAGGGTTAATTATTCCTCTTGGCGATTTAATCATTAATGAAGTCTGTCAACAAATGAGTATTTGGCAGTCACAAGGGTTACCTCGAATCAGAGTGGCTATAAATATTGGCTCCCAACAACTAAGGCAACGAAATTTTGCTAAGCGTTTAGAAGCAATCTTACAAAAATACAAAATTGAACCGCAATATTTAGAACTTGAAATCATAGAAAACGTTATTATTGTCAATCCTGAAGTACAAAGTACGCTGCAAGAATTAAAAAATCTGGGTGTTAAAATTGTTCTTGATGATTTTGGCACCGGAAACTCAAGCTTAAATTATTTAAAAAGAATACAATTTGATCGTTTAAAAATAGATCAGTCATTTATAAAAAATATTAGTAAATCACGAAGCGATGAGGTTATTATTCAAGCCATTATTGCTATGGCTCAAAGCCTAAACTTTAAAGTTGTAGCCGAAGGCGTTGAAAATCAGAGACAAATTAACTTTCTTAAAGAACGTTATTGCGATGAAGTTCAAGGCTTCTTATTAAGTGAGCCACTAACAGCCCAAGCAGTGGAAGTCCTTCTAAAAAAACATGTTTGA